A portion of the Sulfurospirillum diekertiae genome contains these proteins:
- a CDS encoding globin domain-containing protein gives MCNGHHFLHKLTTPKKSEPLKWSSFDLKASLPPIIFPTPSFLGKVGAETIPKIVLHHHRLLQKSAIAQMYPTDDAHFLEGVAKASHFLIQALGGEKTYTFSYGPPSLCRTHAPFAIDDESREVWLMMYKQTLHDLNFPKELIEEFWNWIEPFSMRMVNRRSLTTPMKRFLYKDMKEEFGIV, from the coding sequence ATGTGTAATGGTCATCATTTTCTTCATAAACTAACGACTCCTAAAAAGAGTGAACCTCTTAAATGGAGTAGCTTTGATCTCAAAGCTTCATTGCCTCCGATCATTTTCCCAACGCCCAGTTTTTTAGGAAAAGTAGGCGCTGAAACCATTCCCAAAATTGTGCTACATCATCATCGTTTACTGCAAAAAAGTGCTATTGCGCAGATGTATCCAACGGATGATGCTCATTTTTTGGAAGGGGTTGCCAAAGCAAGTCATTTTCTTATTCAGGCCTTAGGGGGCGAGAAAACCTATACCTTTAGTTACGGTCCACCCTCTTTGTGCCGTACTCATGCTCCCTTTGCCATTGACGATGAGAGTAGGGAAGTATGGCTTATGATGTACAAGCAAACCCTCCATGATCTTAATTTTCCTAAAGAGTTGATCGAAGAGTTTTGGAACTGGATTGAGCCTTTTTCGATGCGCATGGTGAACCGTCGAAGTTTGACAACGCCCATGAAGCGTTTTTTATATAAAGATATGAAAGAGGAGTTTGGAATCGTATGA
- a CDS encoding energy transducer TonB, which produces MKASHFFAASLGTLFLHVMIAYALFMGSMMIPKPVIREFVVTQVSFLDEPKPTPAAEEIKHEVPLEPVKPEPIVEKNLKKKVQKEPVKTVPIQKHIQEPIVSSAPSSDSFVEQTAEAPASAKTQEKASVSSSHQSDDLLSIYLAKVRHKIQESLRYPSMAKKMGLEGEAVVQFLIHSNGMVDASSIKIAKSSGKAILDRNAIDAVLDAIPFELPPKEELEIAIPVVFKLKS; this is translated from the coding sequence GTGAAAGCATCGCATTTTTTTGCCGCCTCTTTGGGTACGCTGTTTTTACATGTAATGATTGCGTATGCTCTTTTTATGGGGAGTATGATGATTCCAAAGCCTGTTATTCGCGAGTTTGTGGTGACACAGGTGAGTTTTTTAGACGAGCCAAAACCCACACCAGCCGCTGAAGAAATCAAACATGAAGTTCCATTAGAACCTGTTAAACCTGAGCCGATAGTAGAAAAAAACCTGAAAAAAAAAGTTCAAAAAGAGCCTGTTAAAACAGTCCCTATTCAAAAACACATTCAAGAGCCTATTGTGTCATCAGCTCCTTCAAGTGACTCTTTTGTCGAACAAACGGCGGAAGCGCCCGCCAGTGCTAAAACACAAGAAAAAGCTTCCGTATCATCTTCGCACCAAAGCGATGATTTGCTCTCCATTTACCTTGCCAAAGTAAGGCATAAGATTCAAGAGAGCCTTCGTTATCCCTCTATGGCAAAAAAAATGGGATTGGAAGGTGAGGCGGTGGTGCAGTTTTTAATTCATTCCAATGGCATGGTAGATGCATCGTCCATTAAGATTGCAAAGTCCAGTGGCAAAGCGATTTTAGATCGCAATGCTATCGATGCTGTCTTAGATGCCATCCCTTTTGAGCTTCCACCCAAAGAGGAGTTGGAAATTGCAATACCCGTTGTGTTCAAGCTTAAATCCTAA
- a CDS encoding ExbD/TolR family protein, whose translation MRREPVYESDIAEINMTPFVDIVLVILVIFMVTATFVTQGKIPLNLPQATNAENHKEDQKPITLSLSETGELYYDDVALSIDDLDTKMAQIGEKDPHIVLRSDAKTPFEYVVKVIDICKKHRISTFAIQTTKAGT comes from the coding sequence ATGAGGCGTGAACCTGTCTACGAGAGTGATATTGCCGAGATTAATATGACGCCTTTTGTTGATATTGTGCTGGTTATCTTGGTCATTTTTATGGTGACAGCTACCTTTGTAACACAAGGTAAGATTCCTCTGAATTTACCACAGGCCACGAACGCTGAAAATCATAAAGAGGATCAAAAGCCCATTACGCTCTCTTTGAGTGAAACGGGAGAACTGTATTACGATGATGTGGCACTCTCTATAGACGATTTAGATACAAAAATGGCACAGATAGGCGAAAAAGATCCTCATATTGTGCTTCGCAGCGACGCTAAAACACCGTTTGAATATGTTGTCAAAGTGATTGACATTTGCAAAAAACATCGCATTAGTACATTTGCAATTCAAACGACCAAGGCAGGTACGTGA
- a CDS encoding MotA/TolQ/ExbB proton channel family protein, whose amino-acid sequence MLSEKLLSFALVGIDPVLWVLVSMSVIAVGVMIERFLAFGAIQKNYQSIDYYTLRLSLEARLGILATFGNNAPFIGLFGTVLGIIQAFHMIGSSNAFDVQPIMQGISEALIATATGLFVAIPCVIAYNYFTRRVKVVLTQKEAQLNEA is encoded by the coding sequence ATGCTCAGTGAAAAATTATTATCATTCGCTCTTGTGGGAATTGACCCTGTACTTTGGGTGTTGGTTTCTATGAGTGTCATCGCCGTTGGCGTGATGATCGAGCGTTTTTTGGCGTTTGGAGCCATTCAAAAAAACTATCAAAGTATTGATTATTATACATTACGTCTGAGTCTTGAAGCGCGTTTAGGTATTTTAGCCACATTTGGCAATAACGCCCCCTTTATAGGACTCTTTGGAACTGTTTTAGGAATTATTCAAGCATTTCATATGATAGGATCTTCCAATGCTTTTGATGTACAGCCCATTATGCAAGGCATCTCTGAAGCCTTGATTGCAACTGCTACGGGTCTTTTTGTTGCGATTCCATGTGTTATCGCCTATAACTATTTCACAAGACGCGTCAAAGTGGTTTTAACACAGAAGGAAGCACAACTCAATGAGGCGTGA
- a CDS encoding TOBE domain-containing protein: MLEARLWMKKSDKNYLGKGRIELLEHIREHGSIHAAAKAMKMSYKAAWDSVDAMNNLSEIPLVQKTSGGKGGGGTLLTPKGEEVIAAFHNLQEKHQQFLDLFANSEDLLTIVQTLSRLSLKLSARNQLIGTISAINEDTVNVAVELTIKAADKIYASITKNSYQELGLHLGENAIAIIKASSVLLSKSKPAIACENLLKGTIIQILSDTSNTEVTLELESKSTITATIANDAFEPLNLKVNAEAYAFFKASNVILGV; encoded by the coding sequence ATGTTAGAAGCACGACTTTGGATGAAAAAAAGCGATAAAAATTATCTCGGTAAAGGGCGTATAGAGCTTTTAGAACACATTCGAGAACATGGATCTATTCATGCAGCAGCTAAAGCGATGAAAATGAGTTACAAAGCTGCTTGGGATTCAGTGGATGCGATGAACAACCTTTCTGAAATTCCACTGGTGCAAAAAACAAGCGGTGGTAAAGGCGGCGGAGGAACACTTCTGACACCTAAAGGCGAAGAGGTCATCGCAGCATTTCACAACTTACAAGAAAAACATCAACAATTTTTAGATCTTTTTGCGAACAGCGAAGATCTACTCACGATCGTTCAAACACTTAGCCGCCTCTCTTTGAAACTCAGCGCGCGTAACCAACTGATAGGCACTATTAGTGCTATTAATGAAGATACGGTGAATGTTGCCGTTGAGCTTACGATCAAAGCTGCTGATAAAATTTACGCAAGCATCACCAAAAACAGTTATCAAGAACTCGGTCTGCATCTAGGGGAGAATGCTATTGCTATCATTAAAGCAAGTTCGGTGTTGCTTTCCAAGAGTAAACCCGCTATTGCCTGCGAAAATTTACTCAAAGGGACTATTATTCAAATTCTTAGTGATACCTCCAATACAGAAGTCACATTGGAGCTTGAAAGTAAAAGTACCATCACTGCCACCATTGCCAATGATGCATTTGAGCCACTAAACCTCAAAGTCAATGCGGAGGCCTATGCATTTTTCAAAGCATCTAATGTTATCTTAGGCGTTTAA
- a CDS encoding globin domain-containing protein — protein MPVMVDGVKVQLFSECDPNAPFPQTDENLRRAHPKIDVIFPEVFFPSNKTYLAIGEAKIREVVKLHHDLVRKSKIGHLYPQEEAAFIAATTKIEDFFVQMLGGADLYTSKQGHPKLRERHFPFEVTETGRDIWLMCFKKALKQAHVPKEFLPEIWNWVESISMRMINRRTSMEMLKRYPYESIQSYFDA, from the coding sequence ATGCCAGTTATGGTTGATGGTGTTAAAGTACAACTCTTTAGTGAATGTGACCCCAACGCCCCTTTCCCACAAACGGATGAAAATCTAAGACGTGCCCACCCGAAGATTGATGTGATCTTTCCCGAAGTCTTCTTCCCTTCCAACAAAACCTATCTAGCGATTGGAGAAGCCAAAATTCGTGAAGTGGTTAAGTTGCACCATGATCTCGTGCGTAAAAGTAAAATCGGTCATCTTTATCCTCAAGAGGAAGCTGCTTTTATTGCAGCCACAACAAAAATTGAAGATTTTTTTGTACAAATGTTAGGTGGTGCTGATCTGTACACCTCCAAACAAGGTCATCCAAAGCTCAGAGAACGTCATTTTCCCTTTGAAGTCACTGAAACAGGGCGTGACATCTGGCTGATGTGTTTTAAAAAAGCACTCAAACAAGCGCATGTTCCTAAAGAGTTTTTACCCGAAATTTGGAATTGGGTTGAATCCATCTCAATGCGTATGATCAATAGACGTACCAGTATGGAAATGCTCAAACGTTACCCTTATGAGAGTATTCAATCTTATTTTGACGCTTAA
- a CDS encoding ABC transporter substrate-binding protein, translating to MRYLLLFLLFFSSLFANTTRTFTDISGKNISLPEHVTRIYGSAPPITFMLYVIDDAPLIGVNFPQTNKDNSDGEKFLSKHFMSLPVLGGWHGNNTPNLEAIIAVKPDVIVTWDTPLLNEKTAKDLARINIPALKVNIDDSRHYPEVFRYLGKVMHKEDRANQLANMAQNYLDELKNFVATVPEQERTKVYYAEGDFGLQTECDVSFHSEPLTLAGGNLVHKCVQNSVIGLQEVSFEQVLIYAPDVIIVQNPAFYKTIFTDKKWAMLKAVQTKRVYLVPKSPFNWTDRPPSFMRIIGAHWIASKLYPTRYPFKIQEKVRAFYQLFFGVALSDEDLKTYFDL from the coding sequence ATGCGCTATTTACTTCTCTTTTTACTTTTTTTTAGTTCACTTTTTGCCAATACAACACGCACATTTACTGATATTTCAGGAAAAAACATCAGCTTACCTGAACATGTCACACGTATTTATGGCTCAGCTCCTCCTATTACTTTTATGCTTTATGTCATCGATGATGCTCCACTCATTGGTGTGAATTTTCCACAGACAAATAAAGACAATAGTGATGGTGAGAAATTTTTAAGCAAACACTTTATGAGCCTTCCTGTATTGGGTGGTTGGCATGGAAACAACACCCCTAACTTAGAGGCGATTATCGCAGTAAAACCCGATGTCATTGTGACATGGGATACGCCACTTCTCAATGAAAAAACGGCCAAAGATTTAGCACGCATCAATATTCCAGCTCTCAAAGTGAATATTGATGATTCACGTCATTATCCTGAAGTCTTTCGCTATCTTGGAAAAGTGATGCACAAGGAAGATCGTGCTAATCAGCTTGCAAATATGGCACAAAATTATTTGGATGAGCTTAAAAATTTTGTAGCGACTGTTCCTGAGCAAGAGCGTACCAAAGTGTATTACGCAGAAGGTGATTTCGGACTTCAAACAGAGTGTGACGTCTCATTTCACTCTGAACCTTTAACGCTTGCGGGAGGAAATTTAGTCCATAAATGTGTTCAAAATAGTGTTATCGGACTGCAAGAAGTCAGTTTTGAGCAGGTTCTCATCTATGCTCCCGATGTCATTATTGTGCAAAACCCCGCTTTTTATAAAACAATTTTTACCGATAAAAAATGGGCTATGCTTAAAGCGGTTCAAACAAAAAGAGTGTACTTAGTACCAAAATCTCCTTTTAACTGGACCGATCGTCCACCTTCCTTTATGCGTATTATTGGGGCACATTGGATTGCCAGTAAACTCTATCCAACACGTTACCCTTTTAAGATTCAAGAAAAAGTGAGAGCGTTTTATCAACTCTTCTTTGGTGTCGCACTGAGTGACGAAGATCTCAAAACTTATTTTGATCTTTAA
- a CDS encoding radical SAM protein → MICPICERRCRVEENSVGACGRYQCHNNTMLERFPNSYLVVAPISAETMPVLHFHPRAKFLQISTTGCNFDCLGCISTVVAKEMDVQSPALKKLSPIQIVNKALEQECDGIAFLMNDPLASFYSFLEICTLAKECGLLTGCSTNGYFTPESLNLLAPHLDFVNIGLKGLCNDIYKSCGANSYKPVLRNIELFYRKGVHVEVACIHKKDNDDEVLAIADTIAKISKEIPLQIMRFIPIDDANINLEPSILASEMLYKKLTSRLDYVYLFNSPGSECLNTYCPECGALIFERDFYGPMGSKLRTISHNYQNNTCSHCHHKLPIVGNPCQKVFDEDGFEGGYPLTRALEIVEGTLATLGVTDQKEVTTCWEELLRGDGLKRLHVNIQNFEDYATTIHYLAKMTHTETTAKKLLAYMRDKIAIIAQELPKVITKPRVYYVMGKPLFALEEERLENKLVEMAGGISVNKTLGLKGRPGRKISVETLNALNPDVIFISSFLDCPLEEFYTFCEEQGIVVNAVKTKRIYTHLAPCFDFGSPRWILGLMHIANMLHPELYHFDVLHEAKFFYQEFYDTPLNITSINRSFAKPSQYHKMLHI, encoded by the coding sequence ATGATCTGCCCAATTTGTGAACGAAGATGCCGTGTTGAAGAGAACAGTGTTGGTGCATGTGGACGTTATCAATGTCACAACAATACCATGCTCGAACGCTTCCCAAACTCGTATCTTGTGGTAGCTCCCATTTCGGCTGAGACGATGCCAGTGCTTCACTTTCATCCCCGTGCAAAGTTTTTGCAAATTAGTACCACTGGGTGTAATTTTGACTGTTTGGGGTGCATTTCAACAGTGGTGGCTAAAGAGATGGATGTGCAAAGTCCTGCACTTAAAAAACTCTCTCCCATACAAATTGTCAACAAAGCATTGGAGCAAGAGTGCGATGGTATCGCTTTTTTAATGAACGATCCCCTCGCCTCTTTTTATAGCTTTCTTGAAATCTGCACCTTAGCCAAAGAGTGTGGGCTGCTGACAGGCTGTTCCACCAATGGCTATTTCACACCCGAATCGCTTAATCTGCTCGCTCCGCATTTGGATTTTGTGAACATTGGGCTTAAAGGTTTGTGCAATGACATCTACAAAAGTTGTGGCGCAAACAGTTACAAACCTGTTTTACGTAACATTGAACTTTTTTACCGAAAAGGCGTTCATGTCGAAGTGGCGTGTATTCATAAAAAAGATAATGATGATGAAGTTCTTGCTATTGCAGATACTATAGCAAAGATTTCGAAAGAGATTCCGCTTCAGATCATGCGGTTTATTCCTATTGATGATGCCAATATTAACCTTGAGCCATCCATCTTAGCTTCGGAAATGCTTTACAAAAAACTCACATCACGCCTTGATTATGTCTACTTGTTTAACTCCCCAGGATCAGAGTGCCTGAACACCTACTGCCCAGAATGTGGTGCACTCATTTTTGAGCGAGATTTTTACGGCCCAATGGGTTCAAAATTAAGAACAATCAGCCACAACTATCAGAACAATACCTGTTCACACTGTCATCATAAACTTCCTATCGTAGGGAACCCTTGTCAAAAAGTCTTTGATGAAGATGGTTTTGAAGGCGGATACCCACTTACTAGAGCACTCGAAATTGTCGAAGGAACACTCGCAACACTTGGTGTGACAGATCAAAAAGAAGTTACGACATGTTGGGAAGAACTTTTACGTGGGGATGGACTAAAACGTTTACATGTAAACATTCAAAACTTTGAAGATTATGCCACTACCATTCATTATCTTGCCAAAATGACCCACACAGAGACTACCGCCAAAAAACTTCTAGCCTATATGCGAGACAAAATTGCCATTATTGCGCAAGAACTTCCAAAGGTAATAACAAAGCCCCGTGTTTATTACGTCATGGGTAAACCTTTATTTGCACTTGAAGAGGAGCGACTTGAAAATAAATTGGTCGAGATGGCCGGTGGCATTAGTGTCAATAAAACGCTGGGTTTAAAAGGAAGACCTGGGCGAAAAATATCGGTTGAAACACTCAATGCACTCAACCCAGACGTTATTTTTATCTCTTCTTTTTTGGATTGTCCGTTGGAAGAATTTTACACCTTCTGTGAAGAGCAAGGCATTGTTGTCAATGCGGTAAAGACTAAACGCATCTATACGCATCTTGCCCCTTGCTTTGATTTTGGAAGTCCAAGATGGATTTTGGGTTTGATGCACATTGCCAATATGCTACACCCCGAGCTCTATCATTTTGATGTCTTACACGAAGCAAAATTCTTCTATCAGGAATTTTACGACACGCCATTAAACATCACTTCGATTAATCGTTCTTTCGCAAAACCAAGTCAATATCATAAGATGCTTCATATTTAA
- a CDS encoding class I SAM-dependent methyltransferase, protein MEPAFNFWDNMAKRYPRFNDITMSKDVNHILNWCQNKNVSFEGASILDIGAGTGTIAIPLAQKGAQVTAMDISEGMLAALNEDAKEQGLSSKVSTHQSDWDSFPLNQKYDIVIASMTPAISDLQKIEKMLGATKGIGIYVGWGKYRINKLVEALVKAHTKEEEDCASGGCIKANQFIEILKEKNIPFESDFFATSWVDMYTFDEAKEYSYDQLKRKEITPDEEIVESILVSFLKDDKVHVKTEAEKGMVLWNVA, encoded by the coding sequence ATGGAACCAGCATTTAATTTTTGGGACAATATGGCAAAGCGTTACCCACGCTTTAACGATATAACAATGAGCAAAGACGTCAATCATATTTTAAATTGGTGCCAAAATAAAAATGTTTCATTTGAGGGTGCTTCTATTTTAGATATTGGAGCAGGAACCGGAACCATTGCCATTCCTTTAGCACAAAAAGGGGCACAGGTAACTGCTATGGATATTTCAGAAGGAATGTTGGCAGCACTCAATGAAGATGCAAAAGAACAAGGACTCAGCTCAAAAGTTTCTACGCACCAAAGCGATTGGGATTCATTTCCATTAAACCAAAAATATGACATAGTTATCGCTTCAATGACCCCTGCGATTAGTGACCTACAAAAAATTGAAAAAATGCTTGGAGCTACAAAAGGGATAGGCATCTATGTTGGTTGGGGGAAATACCGCATTAATAAATTGGTTGAAGCTCTAGTCAAAGCCCATACAAAAGAAGAAGAGGATTGTGCATCGGGTGGCTGTATCAAAGCCAATCAATTTATTGAAATTTTAAAAGAGAAAAACATTCCTTTTGAGAGCGATTTTTTTGCAACATCTTGGGTCGACATGTACACCTTTGATGAGGCAAAAGAGTATTCTTATGATCAGCTCAAACGTAAAGAGATAACCCCTGATGAAGAGATTGTAGAATCTATTTTAGTATCGTTTCTTAAGGACGATAAAGTCCATGTAAAAACGGAAGCAGAAAAAGGGATGGTTTTGTGGAACGTCGCTTAA
- a CDS encoding TOBE domain-containing protein, whose translation MKYGARNEITATVKKIKKGEVMCQVDVGDIIANKMSSVMTMESIEEMGLKEGDKVKVIVKAVSVLLIKE comes from the coding sequence ATGAAATACGGCGCACGAAATGAAATCACTGCAACGGTTAAAAAGATCAAAAAAGGTGAAGTGATGTGTCAAGTCGATGTGGGCGACATCATTGCCAATAAAATGAGTTCGGTTATGACGATGGAATCCATCGAAGAGATGGGGCTGAAAGAGGGTGATAAAGTCAAAGTCATTGTTAAAGCCGTCAGTGTTTTACTGATTAAAGAATAA
- a CDS encoding sulfate/molybdate ABC transporter ATP-binding protein produces MSIQISQINKRFDNFVALDNINLTIPDGELVALLGPSGSGKTTLLRIIAGLEEADSGTIYFNGEDTTATHVRDRGVGFVFQHYALFRHMSVFENVAFGLRVRPKATRPSEEEIKERVHKLLKLIQLDWIANRYPSQLSGGQRQRVALARALAVEPKVLLLDEPFGALDAKVRQELRQWLRALHDEIHITSVFVTHDQEEALEVSDKIVVMNQGKIEQIGTPEEVYDRPANPFVYSFLGNVNLFHARVEQGSLHLENTELNTPDLGSSKEASLFVRPHEIHISIDNALGGGIEAKLIGWRLVGPRVRVELETLHEHQKVEAEISKTEWQAIKAYENGALFVHFSNARIYTNEASWNDYVI; encoded by the coding sequence ATGAGTATTCAGATTTCACAGATTAACAAGCGTTTTGATAATTTTGTAGCATTAGATAACATTAACTTAACCATTCCCGATGGCGAGCTCGTAGCACTTCTTGGACCTTCAGGCTCAGGCAAAACAACCTTGCTTCGCATTATCGCAGGGCTGGAAGAGGCCGATAGCGGAACGATCTATTTTAACGGAGAAGATACCACCGCAACGCACGTACGTGACCGAGGCGTGGGGTTTGTTTTTCAGCACTACGCGCTTTTTCGTCACATGAGCGTGTTTGAAAACGTCGCCTTTGGTTTAAGAGTGCGCCCTAAAGCAACACGCCCGAGTGAAGAGGAGATCAAAGAGCGGGTACATAAGCTTCTTAAGCTCATTCAACTCGACTGGATCGCCAATCGCTATCCATCGCAACTCTCAGGTGGTCAACGTCAACGTGTTGCTTTAGCGCGTGCGCTTGCAGTTGAGCCAAAAGTCTTGTTACTCGATGAGCCTTTTGGTGCGCTTGATGCCAAAGTACGCCAAGAATTGCGCCAGTGGTTAAGAGCTTTGCACGATGAGATTCACATTACCAGCGTGTTTGTAACCCACGACCAAGAAGAGGCGCTTGAAGTTTCCGATAAAATCGTTGTGATGAATCAAGGAAAAATCGAGCAAATCGGTACTCCTGAAGAGGTGTACGACAGACCTGCCAATCCGTTTGTCTATAGCTTTTTGGGCAATGTCAATCTCTTTCATGCACGTGTGGAACAAGGCTCGCTGCATCTTGAAAATACAGAACTGAATACGCCTGATCTTGGAAGTTCTAAAGAGGCATCGCTTTTTGTTCGTCCGCATGAGATTCATATTAGTATTGATAATGCCCTTGGTGGTGGCATCGAGGCGAAGCTGATTGGTTGGAGATTGGTAGGTCCTCGCGTAAGAGTTGAGCTTGAAACACTGCATGAGCACCAAAAGGTTGAAGCGGAGATTTCAAAAACGGAATGGCAAGCAATTAAAGCGTATGAAAATGGCGCTTTATTTGTTCATTTTTCCAATGCACGCATTTATACAAATGAGGCTTCTTGGAACGATTATGTCATCTAA
- the cysW gene encoding sulfate ABC transporter permease subunit CysW has translation MQIEHRLEPRWLKPLLLGITLLFLGIFLVLPLAVVFSEALAKGWKVYWESISEPDAIAAIKLTLLVVLITVPLNTVFGVATAWLIAKFEFRGKGFLITLIDLPFAVSPVIAGLIFVLLFGSQGWFGAWLGSHDIRIVFATPGIIIATLFITSPFVAREIIPLMQEQGKDEEESALTLGASGWQTFWKVTLPNIKWGLLYGVILSNARAMGEFGAVAVVSGHIRGLTTTMPLHVEILYGEYLFTAAFAVASLLTLLALVTLVLKSFIEWRIGKKRSLAH, from the coding sequence ATGCAAATAGAACATCGTTTAGAGCCAAGATGGCTTAAACCACTTTTATTGGGTATTACGCTTCTTTTCTTAGGAATTTTTTTAGTGCTTCCTTTGGCGGTGGTTTTTAGTGAAGCTCTAGCCAAAGGGTGGAAAGTTTACTGGGAATCCATCAGTGAACCAGATGCCATTGCAGCGATTAAACTAACCCTTTTAGTGGTCTTGATTACGGTTCCGCTCAATACCGTTTTTGGTGTTGCCACGGCGTGGTTGATCGCCAAGTTTGAATTTCGAGGTAAAGGGTTTTTAATTACCCTGATTGATCTGCCTTTTGCGGTTTCGCCAGTCATTGCAGGTCTTATTTTTGTGCTTTTATTTGGAAGTCAAGGTTGGTTTGGGGCGTGGTTAGGCTCGCATGATATTCGCATTGTCTTTGCGACTCCGGGCATTATAATTGCGACGCTGTTTATCACCTCGCCCTTTGTGGCACGTGAGATCATTCCTTTGATGCAAGAGCAAGGCAAAGATGAAGAAGAGTCTGCCTTAACACTCGGCGCCTCAGGGTGGCAAACGTTTTGGAAAGTGACGCTTCCCAACATCAAATGGGGTCTGCTTTATGGTGTTATTCTCAGTAACGCGAGAGCCATGGGCGAGTTTGGAGCGGTTGCGGTTGTTTCAGGTCATATCAGAGGCTTAACGACAACAATGCCTTTACATGTAGAGATTTTATACGGCGAGTACCTTTTCACCGCGGCTTTTGCGGTTGCTTCACTTTTAACCCTTTTAGCACTGGTGACATTGGTGTTAAAAAGTTTCATTGAGTGGCGCATCGGTAAAAAACGCTCACTTGCCCACTAA
- the cysT gene encoding sulfate ABC transporter permease subunit CysT, which produces MKWRFRKPSVLPGFGLTLGFSLTYVILLVLIPLGGLLLYTTKLSWSEFGAVILDPRVLASFKLSFGASLIAAVINLFFGLIVAWTLARYNFFGKKIVDALVDLPFALPTAVAGIALAAIFAQSGWIGRLLDPFGIQIAYSKAGVVVALVFIGLPFVVRTVQPVIEEFEKEFEEASTSLGASWWQTFSRVILPSLMPALLTGFALSFARALGEYGSIIFISSNMPFVSEIVPLIIVTKLSQFDYVGATAVGTVMLLATFVILFLINAIQIYSREKSL; this is translated from the coding sequence ATGAAATGGCGCTTTAGAAAACCGAGTGTCTTGCCAGGTTTTGGTCTGACGCTTGGCTTTAGCCTGACCTACGTAATCCTCCTAGTGCTCATTCCACTAGGAGGATTACTCCTTTATACCACCAAGCTTTCGTGGAGCGAATTTGGTGCGGTCATCCTTGATCCTAGAGTTCTGGCTTCGTTTAAACTGAGTTTTGGCGCAAGTCTTATTGCGGCGGTTATCAATCTCTTTTTTGGACTTATCGTTGCGTGGACTCTGGCTCGTTATAACTTTTTTGGTAAAAAAATTGTCGATGCACTGGTTGATTTGCCTTTTGCACTTCCAACCGCCGTTGCGGGTATTGCCCTAGCGGCAATTTTTGCGCAAAGTGGTTGGATCGGTAGACTTTTAGATCCATTTGGGATTCAGATTGCCTATTCTAAAGCAGGTGTTGTGGTTGCACTCGTCTTCATCGGGCTTCCCTTTGTGGTGCGTACCGTTCAGCCCGTCATTGAGGAGTTTGAAAAAGAGTTTGAAGAGGCATCAACAAGCCTTGGAGCTTCGTGGTGGCAGACGTTTAGCAGGGTCATTTTACCCTCTTTAATGCCAGCTCTTTTAACAGGCTTTGCACTCTCGTTTGCACGAGCGTTGGGTGAGTATGGCTCCATCATTTTTATCTCAAGCAATATGCCTTTTGTGAGCGAAATCGTGCCACTCATCATCGTGACCAAGCTTTCGCAGTTTGATTATGTGGGTGCAACGGCAGTGGGAACCGTGATGTTGCTTGCAACGTTTGTCATTTTGTTTTTGATTAATGCTATTCAGATTTACAGTCGCGAAAAAAGTTTATAG